Below is a window of Sporosarcina ureae DNA.
GAGTCCATTAATAGCAATTTTTGTAGTCATGAAAGGGATCCTCCTGCATATATGTTATATGTTATACTTTATATCTTTAATCGTTCATTAGTATAACACATATTATCGTTATGCCAACACTATTGCATCATAAATCTACAATTTAATTTCCCAACGTAATTATTTGGCTACAGCTTGCCATTTTTCTAGGATGTTTTCCAACTGTTTTTGAGTTTCTTCCACCGTATCGTTGTTATGAATAACCGCATCCGCACCTTGTTCTTTGATGCTCATATCCAATTGGGAGGCAATTCTAGCATCTGCCTCCGCTTCCGTTAGTTCATTGCGCGCGATCAGTCTCTGCTTTTGAATTTCCTTCGTGACAGAAACAACGATAATTCTTTCTACATAGTCATGGAGTTTGCTTTCAAAAAGTAATGGAATGTCCATGATGACAGTTTGATAGCCTTGGTTTACATAGTCTTCCTTTTGTTTGACCATTTGGCTTCTAATTGCAGGATGCATCAATTCATTTAACTGTTGCCTTTTTGTTTCATCACCGAAAACAATTGCTCCGAGCTGTTCACGATTTAGCGTTCCATCTTCTCGCAACACATCTGCACCGAATGTTTGCTGGATCTTATCTAGCAATGGGCTGCCTGGTTCTACAACTTCTCTCGCAATGACATCCGCATCCACAATTGGATATCCTTTTTCACGCAACATATTGGCCACGGTACTTTTTCCGCTCGCTATACTTCCTGTTAATCCAATTATCATATTCATCGCTCCTTATTTCTGGCAAGATGGGCAATAGACAGACGTTCTGCCCGCAATTTGTTTACTTTTTGTCGGTGTGTCACATTCCAAGCATGTTTTTTTCCCATACATATGCAGCCGATTTTGCATCGTACCTGCGTTGCCATTAACTGAACGGTAATCGGATATCGTACTGCCGCCTGCATCAATACTTTCTTGCAAAACTCGTACGATTTCTTCGAATAATAATATTTTGCGCTTTCTGCTAATCCTTTCGGCAGAACGAGCAGGATGAATTTTCATATGGAATAATGCTTCTGTAGCGTAAATATTACCGCATCCTGAGATCACTTTCCCATCCATAATTACTTCTTTGATCGGTTTTCTTTTATACTTCGGAGTTTCTGCCATCGATAAAAAATGTTCCAGTGCTTCATCAGAAAAAGGTTCTGGTGCCATCTCTAACAAAGGAGGAAAATCTTCTTCAGTCTGCAAAAGGCGCATTTCACCGAATCTTCGTATATCTGAGTAGACTAGTAAACCGCCATCTTCCATTTCTAAAAAGACATGCGCATGTTTGCGAAATTTCTCTTCTGTAATTTCATCAGGAGAATTTACGACAAACCAAGCGCCCGTCATGCCAAGATGGCTGACGAGCAAGTATGGTTGATTTTCTTTCATCAAATGAAAATAAATATATTTACTGCGACGCACAATTTTCTCGATTTGCATATTTTCCATACCGTGAAGAAAGTCGTCTACAGATTTCCCTTTAATAATCGTTTCTTTTCCAGCTGTTTTAGAAGTGACGACGGTATCCGATACAGATAGTTGCTTCACCGTCCGTCCTTCCACGAGTGGCGCAAGATCTCGCACCACTCCTTCTACTTCCGGTAGTTCTGGCATGTATATCCACTCACTTTGTTTCGTACCAAGACTTGCCATAATTCCAATCGACTTTCAATGGAACGTCAAGTTGGATTGTTTGTTCCATGACTTCCGGTACGATTTCTTTTAATTTTTCCAGTTCGTCCAAAGGTGCTTCAAAGATTAATTCATCATGCACTTGAAGGAGCATTCGTGCTTGCATATTTTCTTTTTCGAGTCTGGCATCCATATCGATCATTGCTTGCTTAATGATGTCTGCTGCAGTCCCTTGAATCGGCGTGTTCATCGCTGTACGTTCAGCAAAGCCACGCAAGTTGAAATTGGAACTTGTAATATCCGGCAAATACCGTCTGCGTTTCAAAAGTGTCGTTACATAGCCTTTTAGCTTGGCATCCGTAATACTGTCATCCATGTATTGCTTGACGCCTGGGAAGCTCGCCAAATACGTATCGATAAATTCCCCTGCTTCTTTACGAGTAATATTTAAACTTTGTGATAATCCATAATCACTGATTCCATAGACAATACCAAAGTTGACGGCTTTTGCTGCGCGACGCATATTGCTATCGACTTCTTCTTGCTTGACACCAAAAACATCCATTGCGGTTTTCGTATGAATATCCGCACCTTGCCGGAATGCTTCAATCAATTTTTCATCTTGCGAAATATGTGCAAGTACACGCAATTCAATTTGTGAATAGTCGGCCGCAAACATAATCCATTCTGTTTCTGATGGAATGAATGCCGCACGTATTTTACGTCCTTCTTCTAAACGGATCGGGATGTTCTGCAAGT
It encodes the following:
- the coaE gene encoding dephospho-CoA kinase (Dephospho-CoA kinase (CoaE) performs the final step in coenzyme A biosynthesis.), whose amino-acid sequence is MIIGLTGSIASGKSTVANMLREKGYPIVDADVIAREVVEPGSPLLDKIQQTFGADVLREDGTLNREQLGAIVFGDETKRQQLNELMHPAIRSQMVKQKEDYVNQGYQTVIMDIPLLFESKLHDYVERIIVVSVTKEIQKQRLIARNELTEAEADARIASQLDMSIKEQGADAVIHNNDTVEETQKQLENILEKWQAVAK
- the mutM gene encoding bifunctional DNA-formamidopyrimidine glycosylase/DNA-(apurinic or apyrimidinic site) lyase, producing the protein MPELPEVEGVVRDLAPLVEGRTVKQLSVSDTVVTSKTAGKETIIKGKSVDDFLHGMENMQIEKIVRRSKYIYFHLMKENQPYLLVSHLGMTGAWFVVNSPDEITEEKFRKHAHVFLEMEDGGLLVYSDIRRFGEMRLLQTEEDFPPLLEMAPEPFSDEALEHFLSMAETPKYKRKPIKEVIMDGKVISGCGNIYATEALFHMKIHPARSAERISRKRKILLFEEIVRVLQESIDAGGSTISDYRSVNGNAGTMQNRLHMYGKKTCLECDTPTKSKQIAGRTSVYCPSCQK